A single genomic interval of Brevundimonas diminuta harbors:
- a CDS encoding plasmid partitioning protein RepB C-terminal domain-containing protein: MTDVAEIRLIPVNDITVLNPRARNKRVFQELVTSIEHLGLKKPITVSQRPGRSRYDLVCGQGRLEAFIALGQEQIPAVLIDAAEEDCFVMSLVENLARRQHTPLELVRAIGSLRERGYSHSEIAAKVDYSTEYVGAICHLLENGEEKLISAVERGVIPHTVAMEIAHSKEGEVQRALAQAFEEKAIPGNQVLAIRHIIERRSTSGKGIHNRNRGVRNQKPITADTLVRSLQRETERRETFVRRASLTRTRLVFVVNALKHLLADDHFAALMRAEGITNLPSALAARVGLEHP, encoded by the coding sequence ATGACCGACGTCGCTGAAATTCGTCTCATCCCGGTCAATGACATCACGGTGCTGAACCCTCGCGCTCGAAACAAGAGAGTGTTTCAAGAGCTGGTGACCAGCATCGAGCATCTCGGGCTGAAAAAGCCGATCACCGTCAGTCAGCGGCCCGGTCGATCGCGATACGATCTGGTCTGCGGTCAAGGGCGGCTAGAGGCGTTCATCGCGCTTGGGCAAGAGCAGATCCCGGCGGTGTTGATCGATGCCGCCGAGGAAGACTGTTTTGTGATGAGCTTGGTCGAAAACCTCGCTCGTCGACAGCACACACCGCTCGAGCTGGTCCGAGCCATCGGATCGCTTCGAGAGCGTGGGTACAGCCATAGCGAAATCGCTGCGAAGGTTGACTACAGTACGGAATATGTTGGGGCGATCTGCCATCTTTTGGAGAACGGCGAAGAAAAACTGATCTCAGCGGTCGAGCGCGGCGTGATCCCTCACACTGTCGCTATGGAGATCGCGCATTCCAAGGAAGGGGAGGTGCAGCGTGCTCTGGCTCAGGCCTTCGAAGAAAAGGCCATTCCGGGCAATCAGGTTTTGGCCATTCGCCACATTATCGAGCGACGCAGCACAAGCGGCAAAGGGATCCACAATCGCAATCGTGGCGTCCGCAATCAAAAACCGATCACGGCCGACACGCTTGTTCGGTCGCTACAACGCGAGACGGAACGTCGCGAGACCTTTGTCAGACGGGCCTCTCTGACGCGCACGCGTCTCGTTTTTGTCGTCAACGCACTGAAGCATCTGCTTGCCGATGATCATTTCGCTGCGCTTATGCGCGCTGAAGGGATCACCAATCTTCCGTCCGCGCTCGCGGCGCGCGTCGGTTTGGAGCATCCGTGA
- a CDS encoding plasmid partitioning protein RepB C-terminal domain-containing protein, which translates to MASVKIAFQQRVRSISFDRILPSKMLSAAVTESAKYKRIAASILEVGLVEPLILAQARSGDAFTLLDGHVRLAVLKEQGAVEARCIVAKDDEAFTYNKRVNRLQPIQEHYMIVRAIERGVSEAKLARALNVDVGSIRARRHMLNGIHDDVAELLKDKPVGINAFQKLRKMKAMRQLEVAELMISANNYSATYARALLVTTKPADLVKPEAKAIRGVSPEQIERLERELAAVSEDFHELETAFGDDTLLLVIAAGFLERLLTKRSIETFLANSHREMLETFRSVVAATSLDPPAQAA; encoded by the coding sequence ATGGCCTCCGTCAAAATCGCCTTCCAGCAACGCGTTCGATCTATCTCTTTCGACCGCATTCTGCCCTCCAAGATGCTGTCGGCGGCGGTCACCGAAAGCGCAAAGTACAAGCGCATCGCCGCATCGATCTTAGAAGTGGGTTTGGTCGAGCCGCTGATCCTCGCCCAAGCCCGGTCAGGCGATGCCTTCACTCTTCTCGACGGCCACGTGCGATTGGCCGTGTTGAAGGAGCAGGGCGCAGTGGAAGCGCGATGCATCGTCGCTAAGGACGATGAGGCCTTTACCTACAACAAGCGCGTCAATCGGCTTCAACCGATTCAAGAGCACTACATGATTGTTCGCGCCATTGAGCGAGGGGTATCCGAAGCCAAACTCGCGCGGGCGCTCAATGTCGATGTCGGCTCAATTCGAGCCAGACGTCACATGCTCAACGGGATTCATGACGACGTCGCTGAGCTGCTCAAGGACAAGCCCGTGGGCATCAATGCCTTTCAGAAGCTGCGCAAGATGAAAGCTATGCGTCAGCTCGAAGTTGCGGAGCTGATGATCTCGGCAAACAACTACAGCGCCACATATGCGAGGGCGCTTCTGGTCACGACCAAACCCGCCGATCTCGTGAAGCCCGAAGCGAAGGCGATACGCGGCGTCAGCCCGGAACAGATCGAGCGGCTTGAGCGGGAGCTCGCTGCGGTGTCTGAAGACTTTCACGAGTTGGAGACAGCGTTTGGCGACGACACGCTGCTGCTGGTCATCGCGGCAGGCTTTTTGGAGCGGTTGCTCACCAAACGGTCGATCGAAACCTTTCTCGCAAACTCGCATCGCGAGATGCTGGAGACCTTCCGATCCGTTGTCGCAGCAACCTCGTTAGACCCTCCCGCCCAAGCGGCTTGA
- a CDS encoding uracil-DNA glycosylase family protein has protein sequence MSSNTPFSKAAIAELYANHFKDAPETAMGWTFMYCREDRLSTAKVGIIGLNPGADREDSDTQTQQADWDWPKGGMAYTDQKWGPADSHNPLQQQIVRMLETLEVDSRDVFAAQLVPFRSRSWSKLPTPGVALAAVRPLWQEVAKKSPTIRLWISLGKQAGRELAAILEAGTPRRLNVGWNRQFAELYQAPDGRVVLALPHLSRFKLMTTADRSEVEACLAAGKRLSGLA, from the coding sequence ATGAGCTCCAACACGCCCTTCTCGAAAGCCGCCATCGCTGAGCTTTACGCCAACCACTTTAAAGACGCGCCTGAGACCGCGATGGGCTGGACATTTATGTACTGCCGAGAGGACCGCTTGAGCACTGCCAAAGTCGGCATCATCGGTCTCAACCCGGGTGCGGATCGCGAAGATAGCGACACGCAAACGCAGCAAGCCGATTGGGACTGGCCTAAGGGCGGCATGGCCTACACCGACCAAAAGTGGGGGCCCGCGGACTCACACAATCCGCTTCAGCAGCAGATCGTTCGAATGCTCGAAACGCTTGAGGTCGACAGCAGGGACGTATTCGCCGCTCAGCTTGTTCCATTTAGGAGCCGGAGCTGGTCCAAGCTGCCAACCCCTGGCGTCGCCCTCGCAGCGGTGAGACCGTTGTGGCAAGAGGTCGCGAAGAAGTCGCCGACGATCAGGCTTTGGATCTCGCTCGGTAAGCAGGCAGGTCGAGAGCTCGCCGCGATCTTGGAAGCCGGCACGCCGCGACGTTTGAACGTCGGCTGGAATCGGCAGTTCGCCGAACTCTATCAAGCGCCCGATGGTCGCGTGGTGCTTGCCCTGCCTCACCTTAGCCGTTTCAAACTGATGACCACGGCGGACCGCTCGGAGGTCGAAGCTTGTTTGGCTGCAGGAAAGCGATTGAGCGGGTTGGCGTAG